A genome region from Arachis duranensis cultivar V14167 chromosome 6, aradu.V14167.gnm2.J7QH, whole genome shotgun sequence includes the following:
- the LOC107492128 gene encoding sucrose nonfermenting 4-like protein — protein sequence MFAPVAETGFEGSGVSGPILIPKRFVWPYGGKRVYLSGSFTRWSEHILMSPMEGCPSVFQVTCPLMPGYHQYKFNVDGEWRHDEQQPVVSGNYGVVNTIYLGREPDMHTILSSETPGRSHMEVDSVIFGHVEANPSMSDSDLEVSRHRVSEFLSTHTAYELLPDSGKVVALDINLPVKQAFHVLYEQGISIAPLWDYCRSQFVGVLSAMDFILMLKELGNHGSNLTEEQLETHTIAAWKEGKLQHHRTLSSNGGSYPWRFVYAGPHECLKVVALKVLQNKVSTVPIIHSSADDGSFHQLLHLASLSGVLKCICRHFKYSSGSLPILRSPIGSIPLGTRLPKVGELNGQPLAMLRPNASLGAALSMFVQAEVSSIPIVDDNDSLLDIYSRSDITALAKDKAYARISLDEISIHQALLLRQDANSPYGLWNGQRCHMCLKSDSLQKVMERLANPGVRRLVIVEAGSKRVEGIISLSDVFKFLLG from the exons ATGTTTGCTCCAGTAGCTGAAACAGGATTTGAGGGTAGTGGAGTGTCAGGACCCATTTTGATTCCAAAGCGGTTTGTTTGGCCTTATGGGGGAAAAAGGGTATATCTAAGTGGTTCTTTCACGAG ATGGTCAGAACATATACTAATGTCTCCTATGGAGGGATGCCCTTCAGTCTTTCAAGTTACTTGCCCTTTAATGCCTGGATATCATCAG TACAAATTTAATGTCGATGGTGAGTGGCGCCACGATGAGCAGCAACCAGTTGTAAGTGGGAACTATGGAGTAGTTAATACTATTTATTTAGGGCGAGAACCAGATATGCACACCATTTTGAGTTCTGAAACACCTGGTAGATCTCACATGGAGGTTGATAGTGTTATCTTTGGGCATGTG GAGGCTAATCCAAGTATGTCAGATTCTGATCTTGAGGTCTCTCGCCACCGTGTATCTGAATTCTTGTCTACACATACTGCTTACGAGTTACTTCCAGATTCAGggaag GTAGTTGCCTTGGATATAAATTTACCAGTTAAGCAAGCATTTCATGTGCTTTATGAACAG GGCATATCTATTGCTCCTCTATGGGATTATTGCAGGAGCCAGTTTGTTGGAGTGCTCAGTGCAATGGATTTCATTCTAATGTTGAAAGAG CTGGGAAATCATGGATCAAATCTGACTGAAGAACAACTTGAAACTCATACAATAGCAGCCTGGAAAGAGGGAAAACTACAGCATCATAGAACACTTAGTAGTAACGGGGGATCATATCCTTGGCGTTTTGTTTAT GCTGGACCTCATGAATGTCTTAAAGTAGTTGCTTTGAAAGTTCTGCAAAACAAAGTGTCAACAGTTCCTATCATCCATTCTTCTGCAGATGATGGTTCATTTCATCAGCTGCTACACCTGGCTTCCTTATCAGGAGTTCTAAAAT GTATATGCAGGCATTTCAAGTACTCATCTGGTTCTTTGCCTATTCTTCGCTCACCGATTGGTTCAATACCTTTGGGTACACGGTTGCCTAAAGTTGGGGAACTAAATGGACAGCCACTTGCAATGCTAAGGCCAAATGCATCGCTAGGTGCTGCTCTGTCAATGTTTGTTCAAG CTGAAGTTAGCTCAATACCAATTGTGGACGATAATGATTCTTTGCTTGATATATATTCAAGAAG TGATATTACGGCGTTGGCGAAAGATAAAGCTTATGCTCGGATATCCCTTGATGAGATCAGTATCCATCAG GCATTGCTTTTGAGACAAGATGCAAATTCTCCTTATGGGCTTTGGAATGGCCAGAGATGTCATATGTGTTTGAAGTCTGATTCGTTGCAGAAAGTTATGGAGCGTTTAGCCAATCCCG GAGTTAGGAGACTTGTGATTGTGGAAGCTGGCAGCAAGCGCGTGGAAGGGATAATTTCCTTAAGTGACGTGTTCAAATTCTTGTTAGGCTAA